Proteins found in one Papio anubis isolate 15944 chromosome 13, Panubis1.0, whole genome shotgun sequence genomic segment:
- the SLC2A6 gene encoding solute carrier family 2, facilitated glucose transporter member 6 isoform X6, with translation MQEPLLGAEGPDYDTFPEKPPPSPEDRARVGALQNKRVFLATFAAVLGNFSFGYALVYTSPVIPALEHSLDPDLHLTKSQASWFGSVFTLGAAAGGLSAMILNDLLGRKLSIMFSAVPSAAGYALMAGAHGLWMLLLGRTLTGFAGGLTAACIPVYVSEIAPPGVRGALGATPQLMAVFGSLSLYALGLLLPWRWLAVAGEAPVLVMILLLSFMPNSPRFLLSRGRDEEALRALAWLRGTDADVHWEFEQIQDNVRRQSSRVSWAEARAPHVCRPIAVALLMRLLQQLTGITPILVYLQSIFDSTAVLLPPKDDAAIVGAVRLLSVLIAALTMDLAGRKVLLFVSGYAMGWGPITWLLMSEVLPLRARGVASGLCVLASWLTAFVLTKSFLPVVSAFGLQVPFFFFAAICLVSLVFTGCCVPETKGRSLEQIESFFRTGRRSFLR, from the exons GGCCCTGCAGAACAAAAGGGTGTTCCTGGCCACCTTCGCCGCAGTGCTCGGCAATTTCAGCTTTGGGTATGCTCTGGTCTACACAtcccctgtcatcccagccctgGAGCACTCCTTGGATCCCGACCTGCATCTGACCAAATCTCAGGCATCCTGGTTCGGG TCCGTGTTCACCTTGGGAGCAGCAGCCGGAGGCCTGAGTGCCATGATCCTTAATGACCTCCTGGGCCGGAAGCTGAGCATCATGTTCTCAGCTGTGCCGTCGGCGGCCGGCTACGCGCTCATGGCGGGTGCGCACGGCCTCTGGATGCTGCTGCTTGGAAGGACGCTGACGGGCTTCGCCGGGGGGCTCACAGCTGCCTGCATCCCG GTGTACGTGTCTGAGATTGCTCCCCCAGGCGTTCGTGGGGCTCTGGGGGCCACACCCCAGCTCATGGCAGTGTTCGGATCCCTGTCTCTCTACGCCCTTG GCCTCCTGCTGCCGTGGCGCTGGCTGGCTGTGGCCGGGGAGGCGCCCGTGCTCGTCATGATCCTGCTGCTCAGCTTCATGCCCAACTCGCCGCGCTTCCTGCTCTCTCGGGGCAGGGATGAGGAGGCCCTGCGGGCGCTGGCCTGGCTGCGCGGGACAGACGCTGACGTCCACTGGGAGTTCGAGCAGATCCAGGACAACGTCCGGAGACAG AGCAGCCGAGTGTCGTGGGCTGAGGCACGGGCCCCCCACGTGTGCCGGCCCATCGCCGTGGCCTTGCTGATGCGTCTCCTGCAGCAGCTGACAGGCATCACGCCCATCCTGGTCTACCTGCAGTCCATCTTCGACAGCACCGCTGTCCTGCTG CCCCCGAAGGATGACGCAGCCATCGTTGGGGCTGTGCGGCTCCTGTCTGTGCTGATCGCTGCCCTCACCATGGACCTCGCTGGCCGCAAGGTGCTGCTCTTCGTCTCAG GCTACGCCATGGGCTGGGGCCCCATCACCTGGCTGCTCATGTCTGAGGTCCTGCCCCTGCGGGCCCGTGGCGTGGCCTCGGGGCTCTGCGTGCTGGCCAGCTGGCTCACCGCCTTCGTCCTCACCAAGTCCTTCCTGCCAGTGGTG AGCGCCTTCGGCCTCCAGGTGCCTTTCTTCTTCTTCGCGGCCATCTGCTTGGTGAGCCTGGTGTTCACAGGCTGCTGTGTGCCCGAGACCAAGGGACGGTCCCTGGAGCAGATCGAGTCCTTCTTCCGCACGGGGAGAAGGTCCTTCTTGCGCTAG
- the SLC2A6 gene encoding solute carrier family 2, facilitated glucose transporter member 6 isoform X4 — translation MQEPLLGAEGPDYDTFPEKPPPSPEDRARVGALQNKRVFLATFAAVLGNFSFGYALVYTSPVIPALEHSLDPDLHLTKSQASWFGSVFTLGAAAGGLSAMILNDLLGRKLSIMFSAVPSAAGYALMAGAHGLWMLLLGRTLTGFAGGLTAACIPVYVSEIAPPGVRGALGATPQLMAVFGSLSLYALGLLLPWRWLAVAGEAPVLVMILLLSFMPNSPRFLLSRGRDEEALRALAWLRGTDADVHWEFEQIQDNVRRQSSRVSWAEARAPHVCRPIAVALLMRLLQQLTGITPILVYLQSIFDSTAVLLPPKDDAAIVGAVRLLSVLIAALTMDLAGRKVLLFVSAAIMFAANLTLGLYIHFGPRPLSPNGTAGLESESWGNLAQPLAAPAGYLTLVPLLATMFFIMGYAMGWGPITWLLMSEVLPLRARGVASGLCVLASWLTAFVLTKSFLPVVSAFGLQVPFFFFAAICLVSLVFTGCCVPETKGRSLEQIESFFRTGRRSFLR, via the exons GGCCCTGCAGAACAAAAGGGTGTTCCTGGCCACCTTCGCCGCAGTGCTCGGCAATTTCAGCTTTGGGTATGCTCTGGTCTACACAtcccctgtcatcccagccctgGAGCACTCCTTGGATCCCGACCTGCATCTGACCAAATCTCAGGCATCCTGGTTCGGG TCCGTGTTCACCTTGGGAGCAGCAGCCGGAGGCCTGAGTGCCATGATCCTTAATGACCTCCTGGGCCGGAAGCTGAGCATCATGTTCTCAGCTGTGCCGTCGGCGGCCGGCTACGCGCTCATGGCGGGTGCGCACGGCCTCTGGATGCTGCTGCTTGGAAGGACGCTGACGGGCTTCGCCGGGGGGCTCACAGCTGCCTGCATCCCG GTGTACGTGTCTGAGATTGCTCCCCCAGGCGTTCGTGGGGCTCTGGGGGCCACACCCCAGCTCATGGCAGTGTTCGGATCCCTGTCTCTCTACGCCCTTG GCCTCCTGCTGCCGTGGCGCTGGCTGGCTGTGGCCGGGGAGGCGCCCGTGCTCGTCATGATCCTGCTGCTCAGCTTCATGCCCAACTCGCCGCGCTTCCTGCTCTCTCGGGGCAGGGATGAGGAGGCCCTGCGGGCGCTGGCCTGGCTGCGCGGGACAGACGCTGACGTCCACTGGGAGTTCGAGCAGATCCAGGACAACGTCCGGAGACAG AGCAGCCGAGTGTCGTGGGCTGAGGCACGGGCCCCCCACGTGTGCCGGCCCATCGCCGTGGCCTTGCTGATGCGTCTCCTGCAGCAGCTGACAGGCATCACGCCCATCCTGGTCTACCTGCAGTCCATCTTCGACAGCACCGCTGTCCTGCTG CCCCCGAAGGATGACGCAGCCATCGTTGGGGCTGTGCGGCTCCTGTCTGTGCTGATCGCTGCCCTCACCATGGACCTCGCTGGCCGCAAGGTGCTGCTCTTCGTCTCAG CGGCCATCATGTTTGCTGCCAACCTGACTCTGGGGCTGTACATCCACTTTGGCCCCAGGCCTCTGAGCCCCAACGGCACTGCGGGCCTGGAAAGTGAGTCCTGGGGGAACTTGGCGCAGCCCCTGGCAGCACCCGCTGGCTACCTCACCCTGGTGCCCCTGCTGGCCACCATGTTCTTCATTATGG GCTACGCCATGGGCTGGGGCCCCATCACCTGGCTGCTCATGTCTGAGGTCCTGCCCCTGCGGGCCCGTGGCGTGGCCTCGGGGCTCTGCGTGCTGGCCAGCTGGCTCACCGCCTTCGTCCTCACCAAGTCCTTCCTGCCAGTGGTG AGCGCCTTCGGCCTCCAGGTGCCTTTCTTCTTCTTCGCGGCCATCTGCTTGGTGAGCCTGGTGTTCACAGGCTGCTGTGTGCCCGAGACCAAGGGACGGTCCCTGGAGCAGATCGAGTCCTTCTTCCGCACGGGGAGAAGGTCCTTCTTGCGCTAG
- the SLC2A6 gene encoding solute carrier family 2, facilitated glucose transporter member 6 isoform X2: MQEPLLGAEGPDYDTFPEKPPPSPEDRARVGALQNKRVFLATFAAVLGNFSFGYALVYTSPVIPALEHSLDPDLHLTKSQASWFGSVFTLGAAAGGLSAMILNDLLGRKLSIMFSAVPSAAGYALMAGAHGLWMLLLGRTLTGFAGGLTAACIPVYVSEIAPPGVRGALGATPQLMAVFGSLSLYALGLLLPWRWLAVAGEAPVLVMILLLSFMPNSPRFLLSRGRDEEALRALAWLRGTDADVHWEFEQIQDNVRRQSSRVSWAEARAPHVCRPIAVALLMRLLQQLTGITPILVYLQSIFDSTAVLLPPKDDAAIVGAVRLLSVLIAALTMDLAGRKVLLFVSGVSSPRHGLDHASIKGLCRKNSEKNSWLRGSWPHEATCLSTAAIMFAANLTLGLYIHFGPRPLSPNGTAGLESESWGNLAQPLAAPAGYLTLVPLLATMFFIMGYAMGWGPITWLLMSEVLPLRARGVASGLCVLASWLTAFVLTKSFLPVVSAFGLQVPFFFFAAICLVSLVFTGCCVPETKGRSLEQIESFFRTGRRSFLR; the protein is encoded by the exons GGCCCTGCAGAACAAAAGGGTGTTCCTGGCCACCTTCGCCGCAGTGCTCGGCAATTTCAGCTTTGGGTATGCTCTGGTCTACACAtcccctgtcatcccagccctgGAGCACTCCTTGGATCCCGACCTGCATCTGACCAAATCTCAGGCATCCTGGTTCGGG TCCGTGTTCACCTTGGGAGCAGCAGCCGGAGGCCTGAGTGCCATGATCCTTAATGACCTCCTGGGCCGGAAGCTGAGCATCATGTTCTCAGCTGTGCCGTCGGCGGCCGGCTACGCGCTCATGGCGGGTGCGCACGGCCTCTGGATGCTGCTGCTTGGAAGGACGCTGACGGGCTTCGCCGGGGGGCTCACAGCTGCCTGCATCCCG GTGTACGTGTCTGAGATTGCTCCCCCAGGCGTTCGTGGGGCTCTGGGGGCCACACCCCAGCTCATGGCAGTGTTCGGATCCCTGTCTCTCTACGCCCTTG GCCTCCTGCTGCCGTGGCGCTGGCTGGCTGTGGCCGGGGAGGCGCCCGTGCTCGTCATGATCCTGCTGCTCAGCTTCATGCCCAACTCGCCGCGCTTCCTGCTCTCTCGGGGCAGGGATGAGGAGGCCCTGCGGGCGCTGGCCTGGCTGCGCGGGACAGACGCTGACGTCCACTGGGAGTTCGAGCAGATCCAGGACAACGTCCGGAGACAG AGCAGCCGAGTGTCGTGGGCTGAGGCACGGGCCCCCCACGTGTGCCGGCCCATCGCCGTGGCCTTGCTGATGCGTCTCCTGCAGCAGCTGACAGGCATCACGCCCATCCTGGTCTACCTGCAGTCCATCTTCGACAGCACCGCTGTCCTGCTG CCCCCGAAGGATGACGCAGCCATCGTTGGGGCTGTGCGGCTCCTGTCTGTGCTGATCGCTGCCCTCACCATGGACCTCGCTGGCCGCAAGGTGCTGCTCTTCGTCTCAG GGGTCTCTAGTCCCAGACACGGGCTGGACCACGCAAGTATCAAGGGGCTGTGCAGAAAGAACTCTGAGAAAAACAGCTGGCTCAGAGGGTCCTGGCCCCACGAGGCCACCTGTCTGTCCACAGCGGCCATCATGTTTGCTGCCAACCTGACTCTGGGGCTGTACATCCACTTTGGCCCCAGGCCTCTGAGCCCCAACGGCACTGCGGGCCTGGAAAGTGAGTCCTGGGGGAACTTGGCGCAGCCCCTGGCAGCACCCGCTGGCTACCTCACCCTGGTGCCCCTGCTGGCCACCATGTTCTTCATTATGG GCTACGCCATGGGCTGGGGCCCCATCACCTGGCTGCTCATGTCTGAGGTCCTGCCCCTGCGGGCCCGTGGCGTGGCCTCGGGGCTCTGCGTGCTGGCCAGCTGGCTCACCGCCTTCGTCCTCACCAAGTCCTTCCTGCCAGTGGTG AGCGCCTTCGGCCTCCAGGTGCCTTTCTTCTTCTTCGCGGCCATCTGCTTGGTGAGCCTGGTGTTCACAGGCTGCTGTGTGCCCGAGACCAAGGGACGGTCCCTGGAGCAGATCGAGTCCTTCTTCCGCACGGGGAGAAGGTCCTTCTTGCGCTAG
- the SLC2A6 gene encoding solute carrier family 2, facilitated glucose transporter member 6 isoform X5 produces the protein MQEPLLGAEGPDYDTFPEKPPPSPEDRARVGALQNKRVFLATFAAVLGNFSFGYALVYTSPVIPALEHSLDPDLHLTKSQASWFGCPDISALHPLPLQSVFTLGAAAGGLSAMILNDLLGRKLSIMFSAVPSAAGYALMAGAHGLWMLLLGRTLTGFAGGLTAACIPVYVSEIAPPGVRGALGATPQLMAVFGSLSLYALGLLLPWRWLAVAGEAPVLVMILLLSFMPNSPRFLLSRGRDEEALRALAWLRGTDADVHWEFEQIQDNVRRQSSRVSWAEARAPHVCRPIAVALLMRLLQQLTGITPILVYLQSIFDSTAVLLPPKDDAAIVGAVRLLSVLIAALTMDLAGRKVLLFVSGYAMGWGPITWLLMSEVLPLRARGVASGLCVLASWLTAFVLTKSFLPVVSAFGLQVPFFFFAAICLVSLVFTGCCVPETKGRSLEQIESFFRTGRRSFLR, from the exons GGCCCTGCAGAACAAAAGGGTGTTCCTGGCCACCTTCGCCGCAGTGCTCGGCAATTTCAGCTTTGGGTATGCTCTGGTCTACACAtcccctgtcatcccagccctgGAGCACTCCTTGGATCCCGACCTGCATCTGACCAAATCTCAGGCATCCTGGTTCGGG TGCCCAGACATATCTGCCCTGCACCCCCTTCCCCTGCAGTCCGTGTTCACCTTGGGAGCAGCAGCCGGAGGCCTGAGTGCCATGATCCTTAATGACCTCCTGGGCCGGAAGCTGAGCATCATGTTCTCAGCTGTGCCGTCGGCGGCCGGCTACGCGCTCATGGCGGGTGCGCACGGCCTCTGGATGCTGCTGCTTGGAAGGACGCTGACGGGCTTCGCCGGGGGGCTCACAGCTGCCTGCATCCCG GTGTACGTGTCTGAGATTGCTCCCCCAGGCGTTCGTGGGGCTCTGGGGGCCACACCCCAGCTCATGGCAGTGTTCGGATCCCTGTCTCTCTACGCCCTTG GCCTCCTGCTGCCGTGGCGCTGGCTGGCTGTGGCCGGGGAGGCGCCCGTGCTCGTCATGATCCTGCTGCTCAGCTTCATGCCCAACTCGCCGCGCTTCCTGCTCTCTCGGGGCAGGGATGAGGAGGCCCTGCGGGCGCTGGCCTGGCTGCGCGGGACAGACGCTGACGTCCACTGGGAGTTCGAGCAGATCCAGGACAACGTCCGGAGACAG AGCAGCCGAGTGTCGTGGGCTGAGGCACGGGCCCCCCACGTGTGCCGGCCCATCGCCGTGGCCTTGCTGATGCGTCTCCTGCAGCAGCTGACAGGCATCACGCCCATCCTGGTCTACCTGCAGTCCATCTTCGACAGCACCGCTGTCCTGCTG CCCCCGAAGGATGACGCAGCCATCGTTGGGGCTGTGCGGCTCCTGTCTGTGCTGATCGCTGCCCTCACCATGGACCTCGCTGGCCGCAAGGTGCTGCTCTTCGTCTCAG GCTACGCCATGGGCTGGGGCCCCATCACCTGGCTGCTCATGTCTGAGGTCCTGCCCCTGCGGGCCCGTGGCGTGGCCTCGGGGCTCTGCGTGCTGGCCAGCTGGCTCACCGCCTTCGTCCTCACCAAGTCCTTCCTGCCAGTGGTG AGCGCCTTCGGCCTCCAGGTGCCTTTCTTCTTCTTCGCGGCCATCTGCTTGGTGAGCCTGGTGTTCACAGGCTGCTGTGTGCCCGAGACCAAGGGACGGTCCCTGGAGCAGATCGAGTCCTTCTTCCGCACGGGGAGAAGGTCCTTCTTGCGCTAG
- the SLC2A6 gene encoding solute carrier family 2, facilitated glucose transporter member 6 isoform X1, translating to MQEPLLGAEGPDYDTFPEKPPPSPEDRARVGALQNKRVFLATFAAVLGNFSFGYALVYTSPVIPALEHSLDPDLHLTKSQASWFGCPDISALHPLPLQSVFTLGAAAGGLSAMILNDLLGRKLSIMFSAVPSAAGYALMAGAHGLWMLLLGRTLTGFAGGLTAACIPVYVSEIAPPGVRGALGATPQLMAVFGSLSLYALGLLLPWRWLAVAGEAPVLVMILLLSFMPNSPRFLLSRGRDEEALRALAWLRGTDADVHWEFEQIQDNVRRQSSRVSWAEARAPHVCRPIAVALLMRLLQQLTGITPILVYLQSIFDSTAVLLPPKDDAAIVGAVRLLSVLIAALTMDLAGRKVLLFVSGVSSPRHGLDHASIKGLCRKNSEKNSWLRGSWPHEATCLSTAAIMFAANLTLGLYIHFGPRPLSPNGTAGLESESWGNLAQPLAAPAGYLTLVPLLATMFFIMGYAMGWGPITWLLMSEVLPLRARGVASGLCVLASWLTAFVLTKSFLPVVSAFGLQVPFFFFAAICLVSLVFTGCCVPETKGRSLEQIESFFRTGRRSFLR from the exons GGCCCTGCAGAACAAAAGGGTGTTCCTGGCCACCTTCGCCGCAGTGCTCGGCAATTTCAGCTTTGGGTATGCTCTGGTCTACACAtcccctgtcatcccagccctgGAGCACTCCTTGGATCCCGACCTGCATCTGACCAAATCTCAGGCATCCTGGTTCGGG TGCCCAGACATATCTGCCCTGCACCCCCTTCCCCTGCAGTCCGTGTTCACCTTGGGAGCAGCAGCCGGAGGCCTGAGTGCCATGATCCTTAATGACCTCCTGGGCCGGAAGCTGAGCATCATGTTCTCAGCTGTGCCGTCGGCGGCCGGCTACGCGCTCATGGCGGGTGCGCACGGCCTCTGGATGCTGCTGCTTGGAAGGACGCTGACGGGCTTCGCCGGGGGGCTCACAGCTGCCTGCATCCCG GTGTACGTGTCTGAGATTGCTCCCCCAGGCGTTCGTGGGGCTCTGGGGGCCACACCCCAGCTCATGGCAGTGTTCGGATCCCTGTCTCTCTACGCCCTTG GCCTCCTGCTGCCGTGGCGCTGGCTGGCTGTGGCCGGGGAGGCGCCCGTGCTCGTCATGATCCTGCTGCTCAGCTTCATGCCCAACTCGCCGCGCTTCCTGCTCTCTCGGGGCAGGGATGAGGAGGCCCTGCGGGCGCTGGCCTGGCTGCGCGGGACAGACGCTGACGTCCACTGGGAGTTCGAGCAGATCCAGGACAACGTCCGGAGACAG AGCAGCCGAGTGTCGTGGGCTGAGGCACGGGCCCCCCACGTGTGCCGGCCCATCGCCGTGGCCTTGCTGATGCGTCTCCTGCAGCAGCTGACAGGCATCACGCCCATCCTGGTCTACCTGCAGTCCATCTTCGACAGCACCGCTGTCCTGCTG CCCCCGAAGGATGACGCAGCCATCGTTGGGGCTGTGCGGCTCCTGTCTGTGCTGATCGCTGCCCTCACCATGGACCTCGCTGGCCGCAAGGTGCTGCTCTTCGTCTCAG GGGTCTCTAGTCCCAGACACGGGCTGGACCACGCAAGTATCAAGGGGCTGTGCAGAAAGAACTCTGAGAAAAACAGCTGGCTCAGAGGGTCCTGGCCCCACGAGGCCACCTGTCTGTCCACAGCGGCCATCATGTTTGCTGCCAACCTGACTCTGGGGCTGTACATCCACTTTGGCCCCAGGCCTCTGAGCCCCAACGGCACTGCGGGCCTGGAAAGTGAGTCCTGGGGGAACTTGGCGCAGCCCCTGGCAGCACCCGCTGGCTACCTCACCCTGGTGCCCCTGCTGGCCACCATGTTCTTCATTATGG GCTACGCCATGGGCTGGGGCCCCATCACCTGGCTGCTCATGTCTGAGGTCCTGCCCCTGCGGGCCCGTGGCGTGGCCTCGGGGCTCTGCGTGCTGGCCAGCTGGCTCACCGCCTTCGTCCTCACCAAGTCCTTCCTGCCAGTGGTG AGCGCCTTCGGCCTCCAGGTGCCTTTCTTCTTCTTCGCGGCCATCTGCTTGGTGAGCCTGGTGTTCACAGGCTGCTGTGTGCCCGAGACCAAGGGACGGTCCCTGGAGCAGATCGAGTCCTTCTTCCGCACGGGGAGAAGGTCCTTCTTGCGCTAG
- the SLC2A6 gene encoding solute carrier family 2, facilitated glucose transporter member 6 isoform X3, whose product MQEPLLGAEGPDYDTFPEKPPPSPEDRARVGALQNKRVFLATFAAVLGNFSFGYALVYTSPVIPALEHSLDPDLHLTKSQASWFGCPDISALHPLPLQSVFTLGAAAGGLSAMILNDLLGRKLSIMFSAVPSAAGYALMAGAHGLWMLLLGRTLTGFAGGLTAACIPVYVSEIAPPGVRGALGATPQLMAVFGSLSLYALGLLLPWRWLAVAGEAPVLVMILLLSFMPNSPRFLLSRGRDEEALRALAWLRGTDADVHWEFEQIQDNVRRQSSRVSWAEARAPHVCRPIAVALLMRLLQQLTGITPILVYLQSIFDSTAVLLPPKDDAAIVGAVRLLSVLIAALTMDLAGRKVLLFVSAAIMFAANLTLGLYIHFGPRPLSPNGTAGLESESWGNLAQPLAAPAGYLTLVPLLATMFFIMGYAMGWGPITWLLMSEVLPLRARGVASGLCVLASWLTAFVLTKSFLPVVSAFGLQVPFFFFAAICLVSLVFTGCCVPETKGRSLEQIESFFRTGRRSFLR is encoded by the exons GGCCCTGCAGAACAAAAGGGTGTTCCTGGCCACCTTCGCCGCAGTGCTCGGCAATTTCAGCTTTGGGTATGCTCTGGTCTACACAtcccctgtcatcccagccctgGAGCACTCCTTGGATCCCGACCTGCATCTGACCAAATCTCAGGCATCCTGGTTCGGG TGCCCAGACATATCTGCCCTGCACCCCCTTCCCCTGCAGTCCGTGTTCACCTTGGGAGCAGCAGCCGGAGGCCTGAGTGCCATGATCCTTAATGACCTCCTGGGCCGGAAGCTGAGCATCATGTTCTCAGCTGTGCCGTCGGCGGCCGGCTACGCGCTCATGGCGGGTGCGCACGGCCTCTGGATGCTGCTGCTTGGAAGGACGCTGACGGGCTTCGCCGGGGGGCTCACAGCTGCCTGCATCCCG GTGTACGTGTCTGAGATTGCTCCCCCAGGCGTTCGTGGGGCTCTGGGGGCCACACCCCAGCTCATGGCAGTGTTCGGATCCCTGTCTCTCTACGCCCTTG GCCTCCTGCTGCCGTGGCGCTGGCTGGCTGTGGCCGGGGAGGCGCCCGTGCTCGTCATGATCCTGCTGCTCAGCTTCATGCCCAACTCGCCGCGCTTCCTGCTCTCTCGGGGCAGGGATGAGGAGGCCCTGCGGGCGCTGGCCTGGCTGCGCGGGACAGACGCTGACGTCCACTGGGAGTTCGAGCAGATCCAGGACAACGTCCGGAGACAG AGCAGCCGAGTGTCGTGGGCTGAGGCACGGGCCCCCCACGTGTGCCGGCCCATCGCCGTGGCCTTGCTGATGCGTCTCCTGCAGCAGCTGACAGGCATCACGCCCATCCTGGTCTACCTGCAGTCCATCTTCGACAGCACCGCTGTCCTGCTG CCCCCGAAGGATGACGCAGCCATCGTTGGGGCTGTGCGGCTCCTGTCTGTGCTGATCGCTGCCCTCACCATGGACCTCGCTGGCCGCAAGGTGCTGCTCTTCGTCTCAG CGGCCATCATGTTTGCTGCCAACCTGACTCTGGGGCTGTACATCCACTTTGGCCCCAGGCCTCTGAGCCCCAACGGCACTGCGGGCCTGGAAAGTGAGTCCTGGGGGAACTTGGCGCAGCCCCTGGCAGCACCCGCTGGCTACCTCACCCTGGTGCCCCTGCTGGCCACCATGTTCTTCATTATGG GCTACGCCATGGGCTGGGGCCCCATCACCTGGCTGCTCATGTCTGAGGTCCTGCCCCTGCGGGCCCGTGGCGTGGCCTCGGGGCTCTGCGTGCTGGCCAGCTGGCTCACCGCCTTCGTCCTCACCAAGTCCTTCCTGCCAGTGGTG AGCGCCTTCGGCCTCCAGGTGCCTTTCTTCTTCTTCGCGGCCATCTGCTTGGTGAGCCTGGTGTTCACAGGCTGCTGTGTGCCCGAGACCAAGGGACGGTCCCTGGAGCAGATCGAGTCCTTCTTCCGCACGGGGAGAAGGTCCTTCTTGCGCTAG